A region of the Bacillota bacterium genome:
TTTTCATTACTCCGAGAGAGGGAGAGGCATTTGCAGACGCCGCCCTCGAGGACGCCCCAATCGGGGTCTCCGTGTATGCGCAGGACTATGATGACGTGTTTTCCCAATCGGCAGATGGCAGCAGAACCCTGTCCAACCGCGAGCGAACGACCTATGCTTTCGACTTCCAGTGGAGCACGCCCAGTTTGCTGTTCCAATGGGAGATTGTATCTGGTGGCGGTTCTATCGCTCCCATTGCTCCGTATGCACCCTCGGCGCTGTATTTCCCTCCGGTACTGGAACCCTATGAGTACGAACGTACAGTTACCGTACGCTGCACCATCATAGATTTTTCACCTGACCTGTCAAGGATGGATTCGAGGAAGCAGATTACGCGCAGTTTCAGAATCGTTAAACGTCCTACCGTACACTTGGGTGTTGAAGCGGTAGACCCTTGGGGGAATTTACTTTCCACAACGCCTATTCCCTCAGGGCAAGGGGCTTCTCGGCTGAGTTTCACGGCAAACAAGCGAGGGCGTGCATGGAAGCTCGAAAGCGTCACTTTCACCACGCCGTGGGGAACCCAAACAGTACAGAACCCCGACCCCGATGGGCAGGTGTCCGTTTCCTTCACGACGGAGCCTATCTCGCCAGACGAACCCCATCGTCGTTTCCAGTTCGGCGCGTCGGCAGTGTTCAGCATGACATTACCGCCACCCGTTGGACGGATTGAGCAGCGAGATGAGAAGACCGGTGAGCGCTTGCTGGGATTTGATATTCACTACGTCGAGCCGTACGACCGCCTCTATACGAACGAGCTGATAGACGACTCGCGCGGACAATCTGTCTTCGGTACCTGGCCGGTACCCAATTGGTTCCACAACCGGCCCGGGCACTGGGGAGCGGTCGTCCCGCGCTTCAACGAAGAGTACGGTCTTCGTTATCCCATCGTCCATTGGCTTCCTATGACCTTAGAGGAAATCCTTGAGGATATTGATATCGACGAGGAGACATCCGAATTGCTGCGACGGATCGGTGCCATCGAAGTTCTCGGTATCTTCGACTTCATGGGGGCACTGGGACCAGAGCCGTTTGCCGAACAATACAGAGGGCGGATTTACATCTTGCCTGCTGCGGTTTCTCCCTTAAAGGTAGAAGACCCCTACGCGCTTACTGCGGACGGTATCGATCTGCTTGCGAGGGTTGTTACCCACGAGTTTGCACATAGAGACCAATTCCTCCGAGCATGGGGAGGCTTCAGCGACGAGTATATCCGGCCGCGTGGCGTATTTCTACCGGGGAACCGAAAAGAGGGGTCGGATGATGACGGGGACGGTCTGTCGAACGATTACGAAGAGAGTGCAGAAGGCCAGTGGTACCAATTTAACAAACAAATATGGGACGCTCTGTACCAGTGGTGGATGGGGCAACAAGGCTGCCAGTCAGGCACAGGGCTGCCCGACGCCGAAATGTATGCCCGCCTCTTCGGGGAGTGGAACCACTACTGGATTGGCTC
Encoded here:
- a CDS encoding dockerin type I repeat-containing protein; protein product: MQSALFCPPLIAWAAVSVCLLVSPLQAQDLHITLLNGDCDGDNEVTLLDFGIVVSAMGSVPGDPNWEPRADLDGDGEVTLFDFGIVERNFGQVGAEPFDPTLPRMPAASEGYALQGSVELQDWVGAPQPVRIEALREDDPDQIVYWMEVQSGEPFTLHLPRSGLWWVKVSGAPQGQARHLTGQSAAKRYYLPGDPIQAFFITPREGEAFADAALEDAPIGVSVYAQDYDDVFSQSADGSRTLSNRERTTYAFDFQWSTPSLLFQWEIVSGGGSIAPIAPYAPSALYFPPVLEPYEYERTVTVRCTIIDFSPDLSRMDSRKQITRSFRIVKRPTVHLGVEAVDPWGNLLSTTPIPSGQGASRLSFTANKRGRAWKLESVTFTTPWGTQTVQNPDPDGQVSVSFTTEPISPDEPHRRFQFGASAVFSMTLPPPVGRIEQRDEKTGERLLGFDIHYVEPYDRLYTNELIDDSRGQSVFGTWPVPNWFHNRPGHWGAVVPRFNEEYGLRYPIVHWLPMTLEEILEDIDIDEETSELLRRIGAIEVLGIFDFMGALGPEPFAEQYRGRIYILPAAVSPLKVEDPYALTADGIDLLARVVTHEFAHRDQFLRAWGGFSDEYIRPRGVFLPGNRKEGSDDDGDGLSNDYEESAEGQWYQFNKQIWDALYQWWMGQQGCQSGTGLPDAEMYARLFGEWNHYWIGSLDEQDYSVGGRLDY